Genomic window (Shewanella psychropiezotolerans):
TAGGATCTGGTTTTGGCTTACCAATAAGAGCCATGCCTATGTTCCTCGACTGTTTGACTTGAATATAAGAATCTTCATTAATGTGCAGTTTACGCCAGTTTATTCTGTAAAACCTCGATAAAGATCTAACTTTAGAATAAATGAATCTTCGTAACTTACTTACAATATTCATTCATTCTGATACATCAGTGATATATGTCAACTACTTGCGAGTAAATATGCAGTGAAGGGCTTGAATTTAGAGAGAAAAGCTACAATGCTTCCTGATATTGGACTTATGACGAGGGGAATAAGGCCGTATCAAAGTCGACTAAATCTGCTTTTTTCTCGACTTTAGTAAGTAAATCTGGCTAACTCAATGAAATAAAATTTTTGTACCTTCTAGTTAAATTATCTTATGTCTATAGTTTAAGCCGATTTTTCAGGTAGTTATAAGCTTTAGTTTTTAGACATGTTCAAACTAGTGATACTAGATAGGAGTTGTAAATGAAATCTCATTCGTTATTTTTAGGCGCTGGTCTTAGTTTTACTCTTATTTTTACATTAGTGACGAGCACCGCCGCGAACGCATTTTCAATTCCTCAGCCCAAAACTGCTGTTGCGGCGAGTAAAGTGGCTCATATACAGCTAAAAGCGACTCAAGGGGAGCAAGAGGCACAGTTTTTACTCGGGCTGATGTACTTGTCTGGCCGGTTCGTCACTCAAGATCAACAGCTAGGCATAAAGTGGATCATAGCGGCTGCGGAGCAGGGGCATGCTAAGGCGCAACAAACGTTGGCGGATCTTTCATTTGAAGGCAATATCATCGAGCGTGATCTGCTCACTGCCGAACGTTGGTATCTATCGCTGAGTGAGCAAGGCAATAAATGGGCTCAATTTAGACTGGGGTTCATCTATGCTGCAGGCGGAGAGGGGGTTGAACGTAACTGTGGTAAAGCCGTCGACCGTTTCAACTCGGTAGGAGATGAAGTCTCTCTGGGAAATGTCGCCTGGATACTCGCGACTTGCCCGGAGGCAAAATACCGTAATGGAGATAAGGCTCTCGAACTTGCTCGCAGCCTAGTCGCATCAGATCACCAAGATCCCACCAATTTAGATAACTTGGCAGCCGCCTATGCAGAAACTGGCGACTATAGCTCTGCCGTAGAGACTCAGCAAAAAGCGATTGATGCGCTTAGAAGCTCTAAGATGGTAAGCCGATCCGATGAGTTTGAGCAAAGACTGCAAAGCTATCAGCAGAATAAACCTTTCCGTGAAATTGTTCCTTTGATGAATTAGAACAAGGTTCTAGGAGTTAGATTAGAGTTTCTAGGTGTAACAATTAGAAAATAGCTCGATAGTTTTGATTCAGCCAGTCGGTGTACCTGACTGGCTTTTTTGATCTTAACGTCCTAGTTCCTAGGATCTTCTTTGAAAGGAATAGCCGGCACACCCAAGGAAACAAACAGATCAAATGTAGGTTGGAATTTACTG
Coding sequences:
- a CDS encoding SEL1-like repeat protein, which encodes MKSHSLFLGAGLSFTLIFTLVTSTAANAFSIPQPKTAVAASKVAHIQLKATQGEQEAQFLLGLMYLSGRFVTQDQQLGIKWIIAAAEQGHAKAQQTLADLSFEGNIIERDLLTAERWYLSLSEQGNKWAQFRLGFIYAAGGEGVERNCGKAVDRFNSVGDEVSLGNVAWILATCPEAKYRNGDKALELARSLVASDHQDPTNLDNLAAAYAETGDYSSAVETQQKAIDALRSSKMVSRSDEFEQRLQSYQQNKPFREIVPLMN